The following are from one region of the Estrella lausannensis genome:
- a CDS encoding histone yields MALKDTIKSMKDLLEQISADLPKAENGNKAASQRVRTGTVKLEKTAKKYRKESISSEKGTKSKKKPAAKKAAKKSAPKSAPKSAAKHQAKPAQKKNPKKGPAKTMKSKRMTSRPSALMVKRGKMAKRPTAKLARKHAR; encoded by the coding sequence ATGGCGTTAAAAGATACAATCAAATCGATGAAGGATCTTCTGGAGCAAATCTCCGCAGATCTTCCAAAAGCTGAAAACGGCAACAAAGCTGCCTCGCAGCGAGTCCGTACAGGCACAGTAAAGCTTGAAAAGACAGCGAAAAAATACCGCAAGGAATCAATCTCGTCTGAAAAAGGAACCAAGAGCAAGAAAAAGCCAGCCGCTAAAAAAGCTGCCAAGAAAAGTGCTCCTAAAAGCGCCCCTAAAAGCGCAGCAAAGCATCAAGCTAAGCCAGCTCAAAAAAAAAACCCCAAAAAAGGGCCCGCTAAAACGATGAAGTCCAAACGTATGACCTCTCGTCCTTCCGCCCTTATGGTTAAAAGAGGCAAAATGGCGAAAAGGCCTACGGCAAAGTTGGCAAGAAAACACGCTCGCTAG